In a genomic window of Erigeron canadensis isolate Cc75 chromosome 5, C_canadensis_v1, whole genome shotgun sequence:
- the LOC122600058 gene encoding BTB/POZ domain-containing protein NPY2-like, giving the protein MKFMKLGSKPDDSFQTDGNNVWYVTSELATDAIINVGDSKFYLHKFPLLSKCGRLQKLVGSTTEEIDIHEIPGGSTAFEICAKFCYGMTVTLNAYNVMSTYCAADYLEMYETIDKGNLVYKISVFLNSSIFRSWKDSIIVLQTTKYMKSFSEEPKLVNLCINSIAAKASVDVSKVDWSYTYNRKKLPEEIEPVEEIRTRMVPKDWWVEDLAELEIGLYKQVLVSIKSKGLVCNEVIGEALRAFALRRLPGFHKGIVHSGDVVKAKSVVDIIAWLLPQEKGCVSCEFLLKLLKMAILVDSGETVKRELVKRIGQQLEEANVEDLLIQAKEGDGETESMIFDVNIVNQIVKEFNVQDQNGDFEDEHEIQETGRTNGGILSEASKLMVAKLVDAYLAEISKDPNLPVGMFVDLAEMVSGASRASHDGLYRAIDMYLKAHPGISKSERKRICRLMDCKKLSVDACMHAVQNERLPLRVVVQVLFFEQARAATSSGSSTPDLPKSMKALTVSNGRPAAHQEDEWDGVATAEELKALKDELAVLRTRQHGPKSTVSDKASVPRVKGLLSTKKLLSKIWSSKGGIRENSGSSSSESLGSANPDETKSTPSRKGRYSVS; this is encoded by the exons ATGAAGTTTATGAAACTTGGATCCAAACCTGATGATTCATTTCAGACTGATGGTAACAATGTCTG GTATGTGACTTCTGAGTTAGCAACTGATGCCATCATCAATGTAGGAGATTCAAAGTTTTATCTACATAAG ttcccccttttatccaaatgtggTCGGTTACAAAAACTAGTAGGAAGCACAACTGAAGAAATCGACATACATGAAATCCCGGGTGGTTCTACAGCGTTTGAAATATGTGCTAAGTTCTGTTATGGTATGACAGTAACCTTGAACGCGTACAATGTTATGTCGACATATTGTGCTGCTGATTATCTTGAAATGTATGAAACAATTGATAAAGGAAATCTTGTTTATAAGATCAGTGTTTTTCTCAACTCGAGCATTTTTAGAAGCTGGAAAGATTCGATTATTGTTCTGCAAACCACTAAATATATGAAATCTTTCTCTGAAGAACCAAAGCTAGTTAACCTTTGTATAAACTCGATAGCTGCAAAAGCATCGGTTGATGTCTCTAAGGTTGACTGGTCTTATACTTATAACCGTAAGAAACTTCCTGAAGAAATAGAACCTGTAGAAGAGATTAGAACCCGAATGGTACCAAAAGATTGGTGGGTCGAGGACTTAGCTGAGCTAGAAATAGGTTTGTATAAACAAGTTCTTGTGAGTATAAAAAGTAAAGGTTTGGTATGTAATGAAGTGATTGGCGAAGCGTTAAGAGCGTTTGCCTTGAGAAGATTACCAGGATTTCACAAGGGTATTGTTCACAGTGGTGATGTTGTAAAAGCTAAATCTGTAGTGGATATTATTGCCTGGTTATTGCCACAAGAGAAAGGCTGCGTTTCGTGTGAATTCTTgctaaaattgttaaaaatggCAATTTTGGTTGATTCGGGGGAAACTGTGAAAAGGGAGTTGGTTAAAAGGATTGGTCAGCAGTTAGAGGAGGCTAATGTGGAAGATCTTTTGATTCAAGCTAAAGAAGGTGATGGTGAGACAGAAAGCATGATATTTGATGTGAATATAGTCAATCAGATAGTGAAGGAGTTTAATGTTCAAGATCAGAATGGTGACTTTGAAGATGAACATGAGATTCAAGAAACAGGAAGAACGAATGGAGGGATTTTATCTGAAGCTTCAAAGTTAATGGTAGCTAAATTGGTTGATGCTTATTTAGCTGAAATATCAAAAGATCCAAATCTACCTGTTGGGATGTTTGTAGATCTCGCAGAGATGGTGTCGGGTGCCTCTAGAGCTTCTCATGATGGTCTCTATCGAGCCATTGATATGTATCTCAAG GCACATCCTGGGATCAGTAAGAGTGAAAGGAAGAGAATATGCAGGCTGATGGATTGCAAGAAGCTTTCAGTAGATGCATGTATGCATGCTGTTCAGAACGAGAGGCTTCCATTGCGTGTGGTGGTGCAAGTTCTCTTCTTTGAGCAAGCTAGAGCTGCAACCTCTTCCGGTAGCAGCACTCCCGATCTTCCCAAATCAATGAAAGCTCTAACTGTCTCCAATGGAAGACCTGCAGCGCACCAAGAAGATGAATGGGATGGTGTTGCAACAGCCGAAGAACTAAAGGCGTTGAAGGATGAGCTAGCAGTGTTAAGAACAAGGCAACATGGCCCTAAGAGCACTGTATCAGACAAGGCTTCGGTTCCTAGAGTCAAAGGATTACTTTCAACTAAGAAACTACTCTCGAAGATTTGGTCAAGCAAAGGTGGAATTAGAGAGAATAGCGGGTCGAGTTCCTCTGAAAGTCTTGGCTCCGCCAATCCTGATGAAACCAAGTCAACCCCTTCAAGAAAAGGGAGATATTCGGTGTCTTAA
- the LOC122601434 gene encoding uncharacterized protein LOC122601434, whose product MDSDDSSGSSNGSADYEERVQNVLLRAAELIRRQIDEQPAPVIRRRVPVDRDRIEAHARLMRDYFAKEQRYPARLFRRRFRMSKNLFERIVGDLEARYPYFQMRYDRAGRRGFAGVQKCTSAIRQLAYGVNSDFLDEYLQMSKRTSRESCLNFCVGIREIYGARYLRRPTPSDLQRIYDVHEQVVGFPGMIGSIDCMHWPWEMCPAAWRASFWANRNFYEKGYYLGDDIYPEYATFVKTFSDPIDEKRRHFKKKQESARKGIERAFGVLKKRWKVLKHPTLYLDKRNIQDVCYACIILHNMIPEDENKAVCQDYNAQEPSLNPDYWSRITPMEVRIQNLHAVKNRETHNMLTADLVDHLWANTPHDFEPAADPFADLREYVSTDDDDSD is encoded by the exons ATGGATTCCGATGACTCATCCGGATCTTCTAACGGGTCTGCCGATTACGAAGAGCGTGTACAGAATGTGCTTCTTCGAGCCGCCGAACTAATTAGACGACAGATTGACGAACAACCTGCGCCAGTCATTAGAAGAAGGGTACCAGTTGATCGTGATCGTATTGAAGCACACGCTCGTTTGATGCGTGACTATTTTGCTAAAGAACAGCGATATCCAGCCAGACTTTTTAGACGAAGGTTTCGTAtgtcaaaaaatttatttgagCGGATAGTCGGTGATTTGGAGGCTCGGTACCCATATTTTCAGATGAGATATGACCGTGCTGGGCGCAGAGGGTTTGCCGGGGTACAAAAGTGTACATCTGCAATTCGTCAATTGGCATATGGCGTTAACAGTGATTTCCTTGACGAGTATTTGCAGATGTCTAAGCGAACATCAAGGGAATCTTGTCTAAATTTTTGTGTTg GTATACGGGAAATTTATGGAGCAAGATACCTACGGAGACCGACTCCGTCTGATCTTCAGCGTATATACGATGTTCATGAACAAGTTGTTGGTTTTCCCGGTATGATCGGTAGTATAGATTGTATGCATTGGCCATGGGAGATGTGTCCGGCGGCGTGGCGAG CTTCGTTTTGGGCAAACAGAAACTTTTACGAGAAGGGCTACTATTTGGGCGACGACATCTATCCGGAATATGCTACATTTGTGAAGACCTTTTCCGACCCGATCGATGAAAAAAGAAGACATTTTAAGAAGAAACAAGAGTCGGCACGAAAGGGTATTGAGCGGGCTTTCGGTGTGCTTAAAAAACGATGGAAGGTGTTAAAACATCCGACACTATATTTGGACAAAAGAAATATCCAAGATGTTTGTTATGCTTGTATCattttacataacatgatcCCGGAGGACGAAAACAAGGCCGTATGCCAGGACTACAACGCCCAAGAACCGAGTCTCAATCCAGATTATTGGAGCCGCATAACTCCAATGGAAGTTCGTATCCAAAATCTGCATGCCGTAAAAAACCGTGAAACCCACAACATGCTAACGGCAGATTTGGTTGACCATCTTTGGGCGAACACACCACATGACTTCGAGCCTGCAGCCGATCCCTTCGCCGATCTTCGAGAGTATGTTAGCACCGACGACGACGACTCCGATTAG
- the LOC122600150 gene encoding QWRF motif-containing protein 2-like → MTMVAAISETSTTNRPPLLPSEKDNGISTNHNNPNKSVSRPKSRQVSSRYLSPSPSTSSSNSHSNSNLNSNLSNIPTPTSSRRFPSPLISRNVTTPAAVKRSVSADRRRSARPDLNLKPNNVEVSAATKLLVTSTRSLSVSFQGETFSLPVSKTKATPPSPNVRKGTPERKRLGTPVRSKVDCGVGDHGENTKPADQHRWPARTRQPNQTVLSKSLSLDCGVEKSNMIGSGNVIRALHQSMNLEGRRSSIDGGRFSLDLGNSVIQQNVNGNLVNDSSMGQSDITSDTDSVSSGSTSGVQESFGLNRTHSGPRGMVGSAKFWQETNSRMRRLQDPGAPFSTSPGSKLVTPSKMALAKKFSSDSPLSSPRTMASPNRMRPASPSKFMSSSGAFSPSRGMISPRRNSVAGTISTSFNETPSVLSFAVDVRRGKVGENRIIDAHLLRLFYNRQLQWRFINATTEDTLLKQRHSSEKNLWNAWITISDLRDSVTKKRHRLQLLRQKLKLATILKEQIAFLEDWAALDKDHSISLLGAIEALKASTLRLPVGGAIADLQSMKDIISSALDVMQAVCSSVCSLCVKVEEANSIVTELSNLCAKEQTLLRFCKGLLSMLAALKVKDCSLRTHMLQTKCMKKSHL, encoded by the exons atgacAATGGTGGCTGCCATTTCTGAAACAAGCACAACAAATAGACCTCCATTATTACCTTCTGAaaaagataatggaattagtaCTAATCATAATAACCCTAACAAATCAGTAAGTAGACCGAAATCTAGACAAGTTTCCTCAAGATATTTATCTCCTTCGCCTTCAACTTCAAGTTCAAATTcacattcaaattcaaatttaaattcaaatttatCGAATATACCGACACCAACATCTTCAAGGAGGTTTCCTTCACCCTTAATTTCAAGAAATGTGACTACTCCGGCTGCGGTGAAACGGTCTGTTTCTGCAGACAGGAGACGATCTGCTCGGCCGGATCTTAACTTAAAACCCAATAATGTTGAAGTGTCTGCTGCTACTAAGTTGTTGGTTACATCAACAAGAAGTTTGTCTGTTTCGTTTCAAGGGGAAACGTTTTCATTACCTGTTAGTAAGACTAAAGCAACACCGCCATCTCCAAATGTGAGAAAAGGTACCCCTGAGAGGAAAAGATTAGGGACTCCTGTGAGAAGTAAGGTGGATTGCGGTGTAGGGGATCATGGAGAGAATACGAAACCAGCTGATCAGCATAGATGGCCTGCTAGAACCCGGCAGCCGAATCAGACTGTTTTGTCTAAAAGTTTGAGTTTGGATTGTGGGGTTGAGAAAAGTAATATGATTGGATCGGGGAATGTGATTAGAGCTTTACATCAGTCTATGAATTTGGAAGGCAGGAGGTCATCTATTGATGGTGGTAGATTTAGTCTTGATTTGGGTAATTCTGTAATTCAACAAAATGTGAATGGGAATTTAGTTAATGATTCGTCGATGGGGCAATCTGATATTACTTCTGATACTGATAGTGTGTCTTCGGGTAGTACATCTGGAGTTCAAGAAAGTTTCGGGCTAAACCGTACACATAGTGGGCCTAGAGGGATGGTTGGGTCTGCTAAATTTTGGCAAGAAACGAATAGTAGGATGAGGCGGTTGCAGGATCCTGGTGCACCTTTTTCGACTAGTCCTGGTTCAAAGCTAGTGACACCGTCAAAGATGGCTTTGGCAAAGAAGTTTTCAAGTGATAGTCCATTATCTTCACCAAGAACTATGGCTTCACCTAATAGGATGAGACCTGCATCACCAAGTAAGTTTATGTCATCATCAGGTGCATTTTCACCATCAAGGGGGATGATTAGTCCAAGAAGAAATTCAGTTGCGGGAACTATTAGTACTAGTTTTAATGAGACGCCATCGGTTCTTAGCTTTGCTGTTGATGTAAGGAGAGGAAAAGTTGGTGAGAATCGAATTATTGATGCGCATTTGTTGAGGCTTTTTTACAATCGGCAATTGCAGTGGCGGTTTATTAATGCTACAACTGAAGATACATTGTTGAAGCAGAGGCATAGTTCAGAG AAAAATCTCTGGAATGCATGGATCACAATCTCCGACTTACGTGACTCAGTCACCAAAAAAAGACACAGGTTGCAGTTGCTGAGGCAAAAACTCAAGTTAGCCACCATTCTCAAGGAACAG ATTGCTTTTCTCGAAGATTGGGCTGCTTTGGATAAAGATCATTCTATATCTTTGCTTGGAGCAATTGAAGCTTTAAAAGCTAGCACTCTTCGTCTTCCAGTTGGTGGTGCAATA GCTGACCTCCAAAGTATGAAAGATATCATAAGTTCAGCACTTGATGTGATGCAGGCTGTGTGTTCGTCAGTATGCTCGCTCTGTGTAAAG GTGGAGGAAGCAAATTCAATTGTCACTGAGCTCTCAAATTTGTGCGCAAAAGAGCAAACTTTGCTTAGATTCTGCAAAGGTTTATTGTCAATGTTAGCAGCCCTCAAG GTCAAAGATTGTAGTTTGAGAACCCATATGTTACAAACGAAGTGCATGAAAAAATCACATTTGTAG